One region of Syntrophobacter fumaroxidans MPOB genomic DNA includes:
- a CDS encoding sensor histidine kinase, whose translation METKERLKLHRVLKIIGVVSLVMVGIAFYLGITSSRHMKGVIRGQFNDQQLVLARTTAERIERNIQNAIADLTLLNSLPAVQYNDPNSYDQLLMSTMPVLYRDNIIEIRRVDRDGNTMFIANDQGIATGYYGVVPQEAGAYMSWASELSNRGNVMGTGARPRDPSKDKKSIVLDLITPTREEAVDALHPRPSRGFAGYLKVTLDVSKLLREIIPPIRSGKTGYAWVIDSSGNFLHHPEASFIGENAFEVRSSRNPAISFNDINQIQREEMLRGKEGRGTYTSGWHRDVAAPMEKLIAYSPVRIQGPYLTYNWSVAVVAPADEVEAEVSQIYGKQILLQGFVIFIIVLGSASVVLHELRWSTILEQEVALKTDDIRRYTGELERSEAKYRSLIESAEDMIFTLDSAGVIKTANQHMARVFGVSGEELAGQSLFRFLPREQATEQLDIVRKALSSDKAQRAESGFNLHDRELWFNIQYIPVREAGREHEHVLGIARDITDRKNLERQLINSEKLASLGTLAAGVAHEINNPIGIMLGFCDLMLERMDPGTMEYNDLKTIERHGLHCKSIVERLLSFARMSEEAEDRCDLNENIQEVVSVVKHTLDINRIRLETALASDLPPVNIDSRGLQQVLLNLVGNAIHAMDGDGVLRIISRTGRREEDVELIVADTGCGIRKELIAKIFDPFFTTKKVGEGTGLGLSVSYGIVSKYGGTVECASHAEEDGPGETGTVFTVTLKTKKDAFDETTDPSVPPLG comes from the coding sequence ATGGAAACCAAGGAACGGCTCAAGCTCCACAGGGTTCTGAAAATCATAGGCGTCGTCAGCCTGGTGATGGTCGGCATCGCTTTTTACCTGGGAATCACTTCGTCCAGGCACATGAAGGGAGTCATCCGGGGGCAGTTCAACGACCAGCAGCTCGTTCTGGCCAGAACGACGGCCGAGAGGATCGAGAGGAACATCCAGAACGCCATCGCGGACCTGACCCTGCTCAACTCCCTGCCTGCGGTGCAGTACAACGATCCCAACAGTTACGATCAACTGCTCATGTCGACCATGCCGGTCCTCTACAGGGACAATATCATCGAAATCAGGCGGGTGGACCGGGACGGGAACACCATGTTCATCGCCAACGATCAGGGGATAGCGACCGGGTATTACGGGGTCGTTCCGCAGGAGGCGGGCGCGTACATGTCGTGGGCCTCGGAGCTCAGCAACCGCGGAAATGTGATGGGTACCGGCGCGCGTCCCCGAGATCCTTCGAAGGACAAGAAATCCATCGTGCTGGACTTGATCACCCCCACCCGCGAGGAGGCGGTCGACGCCTTGCACCCGCGCCCGTCCCGGGGATTCGCCGGATATTTGAAGGTGACCCTGGACGTCAGCAAGCTGCTGCGCGAAATCATTCCCCCCATAAGGTCGGGGAAGACCGGGTATGCCTGGGTGATCGACTCCTCGGGGAACTTTCTCCACCATCCGGAGGCATCCTTTATCGGAGAGAACGCATTCGAGGTGAGAAGCAGCCGGAATCCCGCCATTTCGTTCAATGACATCAATCAGATCCAACGCGAGGAGATGCTCAGGGGCAAGGAGGGCAGGGGGACGTACACGTCCGGTTGGCATCGCGATGTGGCGGCGCCCATGGAAAAGCTCATCGCCTATTCCCCGGTGCGAATCCAGGGGCCTTACCTGACCTACAACTGGTCCGTCGCCGTCGTCGCGCCCGCGGACGAAGTGGAGGCGGAGGTCAGCCAGATTTACGGAAAGCAGATTCTTCTCCAGGGATTCGTTATTTTCATCATTGTCCTCGGGAGTGCCAGCGTGGTCCTGCACGAGCTGCGCTGGTCGACGATTCTGGAGCAGGAAGTCGCGCTCAAGACCGATGATATCCGCCGCTACACGGGGGAGCTGGAACGATCCGAGGCCAAGTACCGGTCGCTCATCGAGAGCGCCGAAGACATGATTTTCACACTGGATTCCGCGGGGGTCATCAAGACGGCCAACCAGCACATGGCCAGGGTCTTCGGGGTGAGCGGGGAGGAATTGGCCGGACAGAGCCTTTTTCGTTTTCTGCCGCGGGAGCAGGCAACGGAGCAGCTTGACATCGTGCGCAAGGCGCTGAGCTCGGACAAGGCGCAGCGGGCCGAATCGGGCTTCAACCTGCACGACAGGGAGCTTTGGTTCAACATCCAGTACATACCGGTCCGGGAAGCCGGCAGGGAGCACGAACACGTTCTCGGCATCGCCCGGGACATCACCGATCGGAAAAATCTGGAGCGGCAGTTGATCAATTCCGAAAAGCTCGCTTCCCTGGGCACTCTGGCCGCGGGAGTCGCCCATGAGATCAACAACCCCATCGGAATCATGCTCGGCTTCTGCGACCTGATGCTCGAGCGCATGGATCCGGGAACCATGGAATACAACGATCTCAAAACAATCGAGCGGCACGGGCTGCACTGCAAGAGCATCGTGGAAAGGCTGCTCAGTTTCGCGCGCATGAGCGAGGAAGCCGAAGACCGATGTGACTTGAACGAGAACATTCAGGAAGTCGTCTCGGTGGTCAAGCACACTCTTGACATAAACCGGATCAGGCTGGAGACTGCTCTGGCCTCCGACCTGCCCCCGGTGAACATCGACTCCAGGGGGTTGCAGCAGGTGCTGCTCAACCTTGTGGGGAATGCCATCCACGCCATGGATGGCGATGGGGTCCTGAGGATAATCAGCAGAACGGGGCGTCGCGAGGAGGATGTCGAGTTGATCGTTGCCGACACGGGCTGCGGCATCAGAAAGGAACTCATCGCCAAGATCTTCGACCCGTTCTTCACCACCAAGAAGGTGGGTGAAGGCACCGGGCTGGGCCTTTCGGTGAGCTACGGCATCGTTTCGAAATACGGCGGGACCGTTGAGTGCGCGAGCCACGCCGAGGAGGACGGTCCGGGGGAAACGGGGACGGTTTTCACTGTCACGTTGAAAACGAAGAAAGACGCTTTCGACGAAACCACCGACCCTTCTGTGCCTCCACTGGGTTGA
- a CDS encoding response regulator — MSRKMILIVEPDRDVSELFARALETHRDCKCYLASNERDALDLLKEFTFDVILADMGAVMAEDYSLLRKFRRIAPTTMVVVDAYLHQKHHISRALSLGAEDYVIKPITVEVFRKKMDALCFAVA, encoded by the coding sequence ATGAGCCGCAAGATGATCCTTATCGTTGAGCCGGACAGAGACGTCAGCGAGCTGTTTGCAAGAGCGCTCGAAACCCACCGGGACTGCAAATGCTACCTGGCTTCCAACGAACGCGACGCCCTGGATCTGCTGAAAGAATTCACCTTCGACGTGATCCTCGCGGACATGGGCGCAGTCATGGCCGAGGACTACTCGCTGCTCAGGAAATTCAGAAGAATCGCCCCCACCACCATGGTGGTGGTCGACGCCTACCTGCACCAGAAACACCACATCAGCCGAGCGCTTTCCCTGGGCGCCGAAGACTACGTCATCAAACCCATCACGGTGGAGGTCTTCAGAAAGAAAATGGATGCCCTCTGCTTTGCCGTGGCCTGA
- a CDS encoding universal stress protein produces the protein MWGNVLVATDGSERSAKAVERALEIAEKEGAKVTLMAVAYYARDDLEEMPFNIQGKLEAQAQKALTEAKALFDAKGIAVKTVLETGLVPANNIIRRAEEDKHDLIIMGSTGITGLKRFLLGSTASKVVAHAPCSVAVIR, from the coding sequence ATGTGGGGAAACGTGCTGGTGGCCACTGATGGTTCGGAACGATCGGCCAAGGCGGTGGAGAGGGCTCTGGAGATTGCGGAGAAGGAAGGCGCGAAAGTGACCCTGATGGCCGTGGCCTATTATGCGCGGGACGACCTGGAGGAAATGCCTTTCAATATCCAGGGAAAACTTGAAGCGCAGGCCCAGAAAGCCCTCACGGAGGCCAAAGCGCTTTTTGACGCAAAAGGGATCGCCGTGAAGACCGTGCTCGAGACGGGCCTGGTTCCTGCGAACAACATCATCCGCAGGGCGGAGGAAGACAAGCACGACCTTATCATCATGGGCAGCACCGGCATCACCGGGCTCAAGCGGTTTCTGCTCGGAAGCACGGCGTCGAAGGTCGTCGCGCACGCACCGTGCAGCGTCGCGGTGATTCGATAG
- a CDS encoding DVU0150 family protein, with amino-acid sequence MHKLWSKILGFSSALFLLIPGMALAAGGGPVAPMVIVADTRKLSGIMAWWANLYNESHLYFTILTVVLIPVIGVIFGVVADIVMTHIGIDLKSRELAEH; translated from the coding sequence ATGCACAAGTTGTGGTCGAAGATTCTTGGATTCAGTAGCGCACTATTTCTTTTGATACCGGGAATGGCGCTCGCGGCCGGTGGTGGGCCGGTTGCGCCGATGGTCATAGTGGCCGACACCCGCAAGCTCAGCGGCATCATGGCATGGTGGGCCAATCTCTACAATGAAAGCCATCTCTACTTCACGATTCTCACCGTGGTACTCATTCCGGTGATCGGGGTGATCTTCGGTGTCGTGGCCGATATCGTCATGACTCACATCGGCATCGACCTGAAATCGAGGGAGTTGGCTGAACATTGA
- a CDS encoding sulfite exporter TauE/SafE family protein has product MDWLYILMPIAGVKIFWPGLIILGIGVGVIGGFFGMGGAWMVTPGLNILGFPMAFAIGTDIAHMAGKSLISTMRHGKFGNVDYKLGMIMLVGTVIGFEIGAQMIMWLERIGSVELVVRWLYILLLMLITYMVFGDVLKRRKKEKEAAAAGKELDKLATGLEWHKTFHKIKIPPMIHLDVAGIYCSAWLPIMVSFLTGWLAGILGIGGGLIRMPSLIYIVGCPTHVAVGTDLFEVMISGLYGAATYTYKGRTELVAAIIMLIGAAIGAQIGTVATKYIKGYGIRIAFGCAVIGCAISVALKLIPTYFPQSKAFCDVAATFFVLAVVSALSLYIMVKMVQGAKQEVAQKRKKAAAIAS; this is encoded by the coding sequence ATGGATTGGCTCTATATTCTCATGCCCATTGCGGGCGTCAAGATTTTCTGGCCCGGCTTGATCATTCTCGGCATCGGTGTCGGTGTCATTGGCGGTTTCTTCGGAATGGGCGGCGCGTGGATGGTCACCCCCGGACTCAACATCCTCGGCTTTCCCATGGCATTCGCCATTGGCACCGACATCGCCCATATGGCCGGCAAGTCGCTGATTTCGACCATGCGCCACGGCAAGTTCGGAAACGTCGATTACAAGCTCGGCATGATCATGCTGGTCGGCACGGTGATCGGTTTCGAGATCGGGGCCCAGATGATCATGTGGCTGGAGCGGATCGGCAGCGTGGAACTGGTGGTGCGCTGGCTCTACATCCTGCTGCTCATGTTGATCACGTACATGGTGTTCGGCGACGTGCTCAAGAGGAGGAAGAAGGAGAAGGAAGCAGCCGCAGCCGGCAAGGAGCTCGACAAGCTGGCCACCGGTCTCGAGTGGCATAAGACGTTTCACAAGATCAAGATCCCCCCGATGATCCATTTGGACGTCGCCGGCATCTACTGTTCCGCGTGGCTGCCCATCATGGTCAGTTTCCTCACCGGCTGGCTGGCCGGCATTCTCGGGATCGGCGGCGGTCTCATCCGCATGCCGTCCCTGATCTACATCGTTGGTTGTCCGACTCACGTGGCGGTTGGAACGGATCTCTTCGAGGTCATGATCTCCGGACTCTACGGCGCGGCCACCTACACGTACAAGGGCAGGACCGAACTGGTGGCGGCCATCATCATGCTGATCGGGGCCGCGATCGGAGCACAGATCGGAACGGTCGCGACCAAGTACATCAAGGGTTACGGAATCCGGATCGCGTTCGGCTGCGCCGTCATCGGTTGCGCCATTTCCGTGGCTCTCAAGCTCATACCCACATACTTCCCCCAATCGAAGGCCTTCTGCGACGTTGCCGCCACGTTCTTCGTGCTGGCCGTTGTCAGTGCCCTGTCCCTGTACATCATGGTCAAAATGGTCCAGGGCGCCAAGCAGGAAGTGGCCCAGAAGAGAAAGAAGGCTGCCGCTATCGCGAGCTAG
- a CDS encoding DUF4881 domain-containing protein, translated as MAKNRTWIYALLFILPLVFASGCSEYSKVDQGRAIALDKEKRTVTIIRDEKADPQNPDYSHLPPMTYSLPTDPAEMGPEPKVGLRMNLDAKSRQITIFDPASQNFKTITYTLIEEKDNVGRNDPLVFNEAENKAKKFPSVDREKKTISIYSGRQKIFITFSLPDEYFALPDHTWDAGDEVRMTFKEPGKALRFMNISRTDIYKK; from the coding sequence ATGGCCAAGAATCGGACATGGATATATGCTCTGTTGTTCATACTGCCCCTGGTTTTTGCGAGCGGGTGCTCGGAATACTCCAAGGTTGACCAGGGGAGGGCGATCGCGCTGGACAAGGAAAAGCGTACGGTGACCATCATCAGGGACGAAAAGGCCGATCCCCAAAACCCGGATTACAGCCATCTGCCCCCGATGACCTACAGCCTGCCGACGGATCCGGCCGAAATGGGTCCGGAACCCAAGGTGGGGCTCAGGATGAATCTGGATGCCAAGTCCCGCCAGATCACGATCTTCGACCCTGCCTCGCAGAACTTCAAAACGATCACCTATACCCTGATCGAAGAGAAGGACAACGTGGGCAGGAACGATCCCCTCGTTTTCAACGAGGCGGAAAACAAGGCCAAGAAATTCCCGTCGGTGGACCGGGAAAAGAAGACCATCAGCATCTATTCCGGCCGACAGAAGATTTTTATCACCTTCTCCCTGCCGGACGAGTACTTCGCCCTGCCCGACCATACCTGGGATGCGGGCGACGAGGTGCGGATGACTTTCAAAGAGCCCGGCAAGGCCCTTCGGTTCATGAACATCAGCAGGACGGACATCTACAAGAAGTAA
- a CDS encoding PEP/pyruvate-binding domain-containing protein, with product MSERFKFLSWLKPRRAKAPKSDFSEAFRARYESFQELLASNKELLKIITDLEEKLRGQQIFGMSYVRTQVARATFHTLRMIRSLNALSAQKYPHLFDAFERINTRVKEEVLVRKETSQARLTLPYSSVTKEMVDTVGGKSANLGEVLNRVGLPVPEGFAITTAAYDLFLARNELVDEIQKRKMELDPKDPESFNLAGEDIQRLIITAPVPEELREAILESYEQMIRRVPQEVSRGGRPRISMRSSAIGEDSDLSFAGQYLSLLNVSHDKIVQTYVFIIGSLFTPRAISYRLNMGIRDEDVAMSVACLRMVDSVASGIVYSRHPFNLLQDNVIITAVWGLGPYAVDGVITPDSYTVAKDSTFAILETKVSHKPVQLASDPDGGLIEIPVPEDLRDAPCLSSEQIRLLADYAARLEKHYGCPQDMEWALDRDGTILVLQTRPLRLESRGAEQEARTIPELSQYPLLVPDGAVASPGVGFGKAFLVRSEEDLVDFPDGAVLVAKHSSPKYVVVMNKASAIVTDSGSVTGHMASVAREFGIPAILDAKVATSSIPGGTEITVDGYSGRVYQGKVQELLSLQIPRESHMKGTPVYETLKRVSEWIVPLRLFDPKSPEFTPEHCKSIHDIMRFVHESSYTEMFRISDHVSETTGGAAKLEAPIPLDLYVIDLGGGLKESAAGRNRIKVNQVTSIPFCAVLKGMLHEDLRYHRPRPVHLSGFLSVMSEQMLTPAYSGAERFGDRSYAVISDKYLNFSSRVGYHYGVLDSYCGRTISNNYITFSFKGGAADDIRRSRRARAIAKILDALDFVVEVVADRVDARFQKHEAQIIEDRLDQIGRLLQFTRQMDMLMDSDMSVALMAEAFLQGDYQLEAGGRKESSR from the coding sequence ATGTCGGAAAGATTCAAATTTCTCAGTTGGCTTAAGCCGCGCCGAGCCAAAGCCCCGAAAAGCGATTTTTCGGAGGCGTTTCGGGCGAGGTACGAGAGTTTTCAAGAGTTGCTCGCTTCCAATAAGGAATTGCTCAAAATCATCACTGACCTCGAAGAGAAACTCCGCGGCCAGCAGATTTTCGGCATGTCCTATGTGAGAACACAGGTCGCGCGCGCCACCTTTCACACCCTGCGCATGATCCGGAGCCTCAACGCGCTTTCCGCGCAGAAATACCCTCACCTCTTCGATGCATTCGAACGGATCAACACGCGAGTGAAGGAAGAAGTGCTGGTCAGGAAGGAGACCTCCCAGGCTCGGCTGACCCTGCCCTATTCGAGCGTCACCAAGGAAATGGTGGATACGGTGGGCGGAAAGAGCGCCAACCTGGGCGAGGTTCTCAACCGGGTGGGACTCCCGGTTCCCGAAGGATTCGCCATAACCACCGCCGCTTATGATCTTTTCCTCGCCAGAAACGAGCTCGTCGACGAGATTCAGAAAAGGAAAATGGAGCTCGATCCCAAAGACCCCGAGAGTTTCAATCTGGCCGGGGAGGACATTCAGCGGCTCATCATCACGGCACCGGTCCCCGAGGAGTTACGGGAAGCCATACTGGAATCCTACGAGCAAATGATCCGCCGGGTCCCGCAAGAGGTCTCCCGGGGCGGGCGCCCGCGCATATCCATGCGAAGCAGCGCCATCGGGGAGGACAGCGACCTTTCCTTTGCCGGTCAATATCTGTCCCTGCTCAACGTCTCGCACGACAAGATCGTGCAGACTTATGTCTTCATCATCGGCAGCCTTTTCACGCCGCGGGCCATTTCCTACCGTTTGAACATGGGAATCCGCGACGAAGATGTCGCCATGAGCGTTGCGTGCCTGCGCATGGTGGATTCCGTGGCGAGCGGCATCGTGTACTCGCGTCACCCCTTCAACCTGCTGCAGGACAACGTCATCATCACCGCCGTGTGGGGTCTTGGGCCCTACGCCGTGGACGGCGTCATCACCCCCGACTCCTACACGGTCGCAAAGGATTCGACATTCGCGATCCTCGAGACGAAAGTCTCGCACAAACCCGTTCAGTTGGCGAGCGACCCGGACGGGGGGCTGATCGAAATCCCCGTGCCTGAAGACCTCCGGGATGCTCCCTGTCTTTCGAGCGAACAGATCCGGCTCCTCGCCGACTATGCCGCACGGCTTGAGAAACACTACGGATGCCCACAGGACATGGAATGGGCGCTCGACCGGGACGGGACCATTCTCGTGCTTCAAACCAGACCTTTGCGCCTGGAAAGCCGCGGTGCGGAGCAGGAAGCCAGGACCATACCGGAACTGAGCCAATACCCTCTCCTGGTACCGGACGGCGCCGTCGCGTCGCCGGGAGTCGGTTTCGGAAAGGCGTTCCTGGTTCGCTCCGAAGAGGATCTCGTCGATTTTCCGGACGGCGCCGTACTCGTCGCCAAACACTCCTCGCCCAAGTACGTCGTCGTGATGAACAAGGCCTCCGCTATCGTCACGGATTCCGGAAGCGTGACCGGGCACATGGCCTCCGTTGCCCGCGAATTCGGCATCCCCGCGATATTGGACGCGAAAGTCGCAACGAGCTCCATCCCGGGCGGCACCGAAATCACGGTGGACGGTTATTCCGGAAGAGTCTACCAGGGGAAGGTGCAGGAGTTGCTCAGCCTGCAAATCCCGAGGGAATCCCATATGAAAGGGACCCCCGTGTACGAAACCCTCAAACGGGTGAGCGAATGGATCGTGCCGTTGCGCCTCTTCGACCCGAAATCGCCGGAGTTCACCCCGGAACACTGCAAATCCATTCACGACATCATGAGATTCGTGCACGAATCGTCATACACGGAGATGTTCCGGATCAGCGATCACGTCTCCGAAACCACCGGCGGCGCGGCCAAGCTCGAAGCTCCCATCCCGCTCGATCTCTACGTCATCGATCTCGGCGGCGGTCTCAAGGAATCAGCCGCAGGGCGCAATCGCATCAAGGTGAACCAGGTGACGTCCATTCCTTTTTGCGCCGTCCTCAAGGGCATGCTTCACGAGGACCTTCGCTACCACCGCCCGAGGCCCGTTCACCTCAGCGGCTTCCTGTCGGTCATGAGCGAACAGATGCTCACGCCGGCCTACTCCGGCGCCGAGAGATTCGGGGACAGAAGCTATGCCGTCATATCCGACAAGTACCTCAACTTCAGCTCGAGGGTCGGGTACCATTACGGGGTTCTCGATTCCTATTGCGGCCGGACGATCTCAAACAATTACATCACCTTTTCCTTCAAGGGCGGAGCCGCCGACGACATCCGCAGGTCCCGGCGGGCCCGGGCCATCGCGAAGATACTCGATGCCCTGGACTTCGTTGTGGAAGTCGTGGCCGACCGCGTTGACGCCAGGTTCCAGAAACATGAAGCGCAGATCATCGAAGACCGGCTCGACCAGATCGGCAGGCTCCTGCAGTTTACGCGGCAGATGGACATGCTGATGGACAGCGACATGAGCGTGGCCCTGATGGCCGAAGCCTTCCTCCAGGGCGACTACCAGCTCGAAGCCGGCGGGCGAAAGGAGAGCTCCCGGTAG
- a CDS encoding sensor histidine kinase codes for MSGLDDAGGNLHPDGQAVHRKSYSELYVKFITLTLICSVVPILLVGYGIYRYYSEFSTARMEEYFQRKVEYNQNVIELFLKERTADLTLVALSHPLEYLKEPANLKRLFGILNHKDPYFDDLGVIGENGKHLAYHGPFDLMDKDYSQTFWFKGLLEKGVYISDMFMGYRKIPHFIIAILRSEGGAKWILRATIYTESLSSLLQNVKIGRSGEVFLLNEQGIYQTSPRLGGKIMMQSPFDMDMFSGESGVRMLEYDSEEMGLRRSRQVVAYSWLKEPRWLLVVKQDQAEVVEEVSRANRAIMIFLSISIIAILIVSVITTRHMIKTIEKRDEGEERLNRQLLQASKLASIGELAAGVAHEINNPLAVILTENQLVRDMADEAASFDGEFKQQLYESMDQIDAQIHRCSRITQNLLRFSRRIKSKAEMVDINACFAEVIELIQKRAQTSGVQIVAEFEPGLPSLLADAFQLEQVLLNCVTNGIDAHEGKPYGTIRVKTRHDEKRNGIEIRISDTGSGIPPEHLDRIFDPFYTTKPVGKGTGLGLSISYSIIKSLGGEISVNSEVGKGTDFIIFLPLGSQGAGREEAAPPS; via the coding sequence ATGAGCGGACTGGACGACGCAGGCGGGAATCTCCACCCTGATGGGCAGGCAGTCCATAGGAAGAGCTATTCCGAGCTGTACGTCAAATTCATAACACTCACGCTGATCTGCTCGGTGGTCCCCATTCTCCTGGTGGGATACGGCATCTACAGGTATTACTCGGAGTTCTCCACAGCCCGGATGGAGGAATACTTTCAGAGGAAAGTTGAATACAATCAGAATGTTATCGAACTGTTTTTGAAGGAGCGGACGGCGGACCTGACGCTGGTCGCGCTGAGCCACCCTCTGGAGTATCTGAAGGAACCCGCCAATCTAAAAAGGCTCTTCGGGATTCTCAACCACAAGGACCCGTATTTCGACGACCTGGGGGTCATTGGGGAGAACGGGAAACACCTCGCCTACCACGGTCCTTTCGACCTGATGGACAAGGACTATTCGCAGACTTTCTGGTTCAAGGGACTCCTGGAGAAGGGGGTCTATATCAGCGACATGTTCATGGGATATCGTAAAATCCCTCACTTCATCATTGCCATTCTTCGTTCCGAAGGGGGAGCGAAGTGGATACTGAGAGCTACCATATACACGGAGTCTTTGAGCTCCCTGCTGCAAAACGTCAAGATCGGCAGGAGCGGCGAGGTGTTCCTGCTCAACGAGCAAGGCATTTATCAGACCAGTCCCCGACTCGGCGGCAAGATCATGATGCAGTCCCCGTTCGACATGGATATGTTCAGCGGCGAGAGCGGGGTGAGGATGCTGGAATACGACTCCGAGGAGATGGGGTTGCGCAGGTCCCGGCAGGTGGTGGCTTACTCCTGGCTCAAGGAACCACGCTGGCTCCTGGTGGTGAAACAGGACCAGGCCGAGGTGGTCGAGGAGGTGAGCCGCGCCAACCGGGCGATTATGATCTTTCTTTCCATAAGCATCATCGCCATCCTGATCGTATCGGTGATCACGACGCGTCACATGATCAAGACCATCGAGAAACGCGATGAAGGGGAGGAACGACTCAACAGGCAGTTGCTGCAGGCGAGCAAGCTGGCTTCCATCGGGGAGTTGGCCGCGGGCGTGGCGCACGAGATCAACAACCCGCTGGCCGTCATTCTGACCGAAAACCAACTGGTCAGGGATATGGCCGACGAGGCGGCGAGCTTCGACGGAGAATTCAAGCAGCAGCTCTATGAGTCGATGGACCAGATCGATGCCCAGATCCATCGCTGCAGCCGCATCACGCAAAACCTGCTCAGGTTTTCACGACGCATCAAATCCAAAGCGGAGATGGTGGACATCAATGCGTGTTTTGCGGAGGTGATCGAGCTTATCCAGAAGAGGGCGCAGACGAGCGGGGTGCAGATCGTCGCGGAATTCGAGCCGGGGCTTCCCTCCTTGCTGGCCGATGCCTTCCAGCTCGAACAGGTGCTTCTGAACTGCGTGACCAACGGCATCGACGCTCATGAAGGGAAACCGTACGGAACCATTCGCGTCAAGACACGCCATGACGAGAAGCGAAACGGGATCGAGATCCGCATATCCGACACCGGGTCCGGAATTCCACCGGAGCACCTCGACAGGATCTTCGATCCCTTTTATACGACCAAGCCGGTCGGGAAAGGAACCGGCCTGGGATTGTCGATCTCATACAGTATCATCAAATCCCTGGGAGGAGAGATTTCCGTCAACAGCGAGGTGGGCAAGGGAACGGATTTCATTATTTTCCTTCCGCTCGGATCTCAGGGCGCCGGCCGGGAAGAGGCGGCTCCGCCTTCATAG
- a CDS encoding response regulator, whose translation MQKARILLVDDEEAFANNLSKLLSRRGYAVAVVHDGQSAVRAVDEEEFDVVILDLRMPGMDGIETLKILKRRKPLVEVIILTGEGSIETGLDGMQYGAFDYTLKPIQLDELQEKIGQAHQRKLIHEAALDTGKDA comes from the coding sequence ATGCAGAAAGCCAGGATCCTGTTGGTCGATGACGAAGAAGCTTTCGCGAACAACCTGTCCAAACTGCTCTCGAGGAGAGGATACGCGGTGGCGGTGGTCCATGACGGGCAGAGCGCCGTCCGCGCCGTGGACGAAGAGGAATTCGACGTGGTGATTCTCGATCTCAGGATGCCCGGAATGGATGGCATCGAGACACTCAAAATCCTCAAAAGAAGAAAGCCTCTTGTGGAGGTCATCATTCTGACGGGGGAAGGCTCCATAGAAACCGGCCTCGACGGGATGCAATACGGGGCGTTCGACTACACGTTGAAGCCGATCCAACTCGACGAGCTGCAGGAAAAAATCGGGCAGGCCCACCAGCGCAAGCTGATTCACGAGGCGGCCCTGGACACCGGAAAGGATGCGTGA
- a CDS encoding response regulator: MAESIRVLLIDDEVLFTESLLKVLRRRGMAVRTAPDGPTGLELLSKEESDVIVLDVRMPGMDGLATFKAIRELDPVTPVIILSGNIDMKEVSEALRMGCDEILLKPCPLDTLVTSIENAYERKCFSMDVAQKE; the protein is encoded by the coding sequence ATGGCAGAGTCGATACGAGTGTTGCTGATCGATGACGAAGTGCTTTTCACCGAATCGCTGTTGAAGGTTCTTCGAAGGCGGGGGATGGCCGTGCGGACAGCCCCGGACGGGCCGACGGGTCTGGAGCTGCTGTCAAAGGAAGAGAGCGACGTCATCGTCCTGGATGTGCGGATGCCCGGCATGGACGGCCTGGCGACTTTCAAGGCCATACGGGAGCTCGATCCCGTCACGCCGGTGATCATCCTGTCGGGGAACATCGATATGAAAGAGGTGTCGGAGGCACTCCGAATGGGATGCGACGAGATTCTTCTCAAGCCGTGCCCTTTGGACACCCTGGTTACGAGCATCGAAAACGCCTACGAACGCAAGTGTTTCTCCATGGACGTTGCGCAAAAGGAATGA